Genomic window (Carettochelys insculpta isolate YL-2023 chromosome 12, ASM3395843v1, whole genome shotgun sequence):
TTCCCAAACAAACAATTACCTCATCAAGCATTTGTGACAGGGGAAAACCTCCATCTTTACTTGTAAAGCTACCTTGTTTgcaaactgaggctatgtctacactatgagataaatttgaatttaaggtagttagcttgatattaccatgtggctgtcttcactgtaaagaccattagctcgatttagggagcactaatatcgatatatCATGGTTTGAACCTTCTAggtatagcatcaagttcaaattgaaaagttcaaatgaaggccactgtggaagcaccatgtcttaaaatcaaatttattagcctccagaggtgtcccgtatgtaacccacaatgccccccagtgctccactctggccgctgctctccaggtgcgcaggaaatagataacaggaagaccgtgaatttcaaatcaggaccaggaagccagtggctgtggggtcatgtttgtaggagaggctgagaaacgtctTTCCTTGCTAATAGCGCTGTGAGCAcacctacccattacaaatagccccagagtggttctgtctctacctctgctagctgagcacctggcatttttttctgcactgcctggtgccagccactgccctgctgcaccatatgcagcaaggctgttgtgggggtcgtgcttgcataagaagtcgagaaacttcttctcaaccGTTTATATTTGTGCACgtgccaccctccctcccccacaggtgccacgcagtcaaGGCCTTTCCCGCgctcaaccacatcatgtggctagccccctgCCCAATAAAAGGGTGTGCCTGCCCTTCCAtgctgaccatgcttccaggcagcaccatgtcctagcttgcatgCAGTTTGGggtccaagggcaggaaagattttcaggggcttgcagcctctggggggagagggggaagtctcccccaccaGCTAGTAATTACGGGGGCTTGCAGCTGtccagggggactacttcaactggcccccccaccaaaaatactTTCTGGGCCTCTCTGCCCCCTGCGGGAAGTCTCCCCTGATGGCTAAgctttttgggggcttgcagccacctcggggggactacttcagctggctccccactgaaacCATCTCTGCCCCTCCATCCAACAAGGACCCGGGGGGCTAGCTGCCACCAGGAggaagtctcctccagtggctaagattttcggcgcattgctgctgccaggggaaatgGTTCAAGTGGCCCTCGAGCCATGGAGCCCCGCACCCCTCatctccatagcattctgggtacttttgctggcatttcccagggattgaggtaaggctgacgggtctatagttccctggattgttcttctgtccttttttaaagatgggcactacgtttgccttcttccagtcacccggtatctcccctgatctccaaaagtcttcaaggataatggccaaaggttcagcaatgacctctgccaattccctcagtaccctggggtgcattaaatccagacccatgtacTTGTGTACatatagtttttctagatagctcagaacttgtttcttccccacagatggctgccctccaccttcccatactgcatcgtctaggaccgtcgtgtggaagctgactttgttcgtgaagactgaggcaaaaaaagcattgagtgcttcagctttgccaacatcatctgtcactaggttacctccctcatccagtaatggccccacaccttctctgataacccgtttattgttaacatgcctgtagaaacccttcttgttactcttcacatcctttgtcagctgcagttccaattgtgcttgcgctttcctgattactgcccagcattctccagccgtatgtttatccttagtcaactgtccacatttccatttcttgtatgcatcctttttgagtttaagctgacaaagaatttccccgttaagccaagctggttgcctaccatgtttgcatttcttactatgcagcaggatggtttgttcctgtgccttcagtaagacttctttaaaatactgccagttctcttcaactcttttccccttcagctttgtttcccaagggatcctgctcatctgttctctcagagagtcgaagtctgctcttctgaaatcaagggtctgtatgttactgctcacctttcttccttttgtccagatcctgaaatctatgatctcatggttgctgcagcccaggtttcctcccacttctatttctgctactagttcttccctctttgtgagcagcaggtcaagttgcgcatggcccctggtcggtttcttcagcacttgtaccaagaagttatccccaacattctccaaaaacttcctggattgtctgtgtgctgctgtattggtctcccaacaaatgtccggatgattaaagtctcccatgagaaccagggcctgtgatttggaacctTCACTTAGCTGCccgaagaaagcctcatccatctcgtctagctgatctggtggtctatagcagacaccaactacgaCATCACATCTGTTACTtttgcctctaagcttaacccaaagacactcaaccagattttctccttcctcatactggagctctgagcaatcatactgctccctcatatagagcgcaactcctcctccttttctcctgtctgttcttcctaaacaatttataatcttccatgaccatgctccagttatgcaaattgtcccaccaagtccccgttattccaaccacctcatacttcgactgtgccagggcctctaattcttcctgtttgttccctaggcgtctggcattagtgtaaaagcatcttagagaaggggccaattggcccactttctcctcttaccatgggaggggaatgagggcagtacaatgtgggaagatgatgtcaaataccagcaaaaatacccagaatactatggggacgagggaattgtgggatacattcccacaatgcactgttgcaaaaGTCCATGTTTGCCaaatgagtgtggcagcaataactcAACTTtatgaggagcacgtggggagtgggaggggaggataGTTAAATTTGAATTATAAAATCCAGTGCAACAAAAATCGGTATTAATAAactcgaatttatcttgtagtgtagacctaacctGAGAATGAATGGAGAAAGGGGAACTGAGCAGGTAAAAGCACAGGAAAGTGAGAATGTGTCAAGAACTCTGTAGCACAATAAAACATGTTTGGCAGGAGCCACTTGCTACTTCTGAGCAACCTTTGACCATGTCTGAACCCCTGCATAATGCTGTGTTCTAAGAAAGTTAAAGTGCAGGATTATTCAAGTAGATGGTCCCTACCAAAGCAAAGTTATCTTACATTAGCTATCTACCCAGTCGCCAATAGTTACATGTTTTTGCCATGTCCAAtatttccttctaatttttttcatccatgggcataataaattttgttatgtgcaccaccactggaaacacatgctgccagctgtgggtggcggtgggcctctgataatcagctggccggcacctgaatctcaagcgcttagcttacagggaacatggaccATGTCCCTTCCTGGAAGGTAACATTTAGTAAGTGACAGGTTTGCAGTATCATTCAGAAATCTCCCCAAGGGGGTTGGCTGCCAGTTTTCCACTTAAAAGTTCAATTCAGTTTGACTGAAAAGGCCATAAAAAGGATATGAcagttattttatttataataagCCCATCAACTTTTCAATCATTTTTTTTAGTCCTAAGATAGTAAGTTCATGAAAGCACATTTGTCAGCCATTTGGTTTCACAGCAAAGATTATATTCCTAGCAGGACTAAGATTCTGCTACTTTTAACAAACTCTACCTTATTAATGGGCGGAATAAATCAATTTCTCTGCTTCAGAAAAAGTTTCATGTAAAACTTGGGGGCTGTGAGCTATCAGAGCCACCCTCTAGTGGACTGACTTTGTAGTACAGCTCCATTCCCCTGATCTGTGGCACAGACGTATATTCTGAATTGCTCATCATATAGGGTGTCATTCGAATAGATAAATTTGCTGCCATCTAATAATTAATTGCTGGCATTTTCTAGGCCAATATTTAAGATCATTTCATTTCCTACAGCTGGCCCTGGGGATCTAGGCAGTGTtctcctgtaagctgtgtgcttgcctGGCCACTCAGAAAAAATTAAAAcaccagccagctgattagcatcgtgcccacagctaggttttatgtttgtattggtggtgcacataaaaacattattttgcACAAGAACGGAAAaaatctgcatgtggatggaaatgATAAGCAGGATCTGGGCACTCTGATTAAACTagaaccagaggggtagccagccttgttagtctgtatctgcaaagacaagaagtcctgtggcaccttatagacgaacagatattttggagcataagctttcgtgggcaaagacccgcttcatcagatgttatAGGTCTATGAATAGAGCCCCtagtttaattaaaaacaaaaagaagtcctgtggcaccttatagacgaacagatattttggagcataagctttcgtgggcaaagaccggcttgatgaagccggtctttgcccacgaaagcttatgctccaaaatatctgttcgcctataaggtgccacaggacttctttttgtttttaattaaactaGGGGCTCTATTCATAGACCTATAATATCCAAGACCTGAACCCAAGCCTCAGTTCCACAAGAAGGCTGATTTTTTAAAGGTAGTCAGACTTGCCTGGAACTGAAGCCAGAGGACTGGTGTGAGTGGCAGGTTTCCCAAGCAAGTTAGCAAGTAACAGTAAACGATTCTGCAGCAGCTTAGgaacaggaacaatgcaaaggcTTGCGCTGGGCCGCGGTAAAAGGAAGGGATTTGACCATATCATGTTCCTAGCCGGTGCCATTCTACTAACCAGCCTCAGGTGAATGAGGCAGAAATCCCGCTGAGGACCAGCGACGGAATTCCTTTCATTCAGTGACAATCTGCGGTGGAAAGTAGGTTGCTCCGGTTCCCTCGCCCGACCAATCAGCATCTCCGGGGCGAGGCGTATTTCCGCCGCGAGCCAATCGTGACTTTACAAGCCTGAACTTTTGCCACCCCGAACAACTTAATACCGCCAGGGGGTGTGTCCCCGTCTGACTGACTCCACTGGGAGGACAGGCCTTAACTCTGCAGGCGCTGGACGCTGCGCGGGGCCCGCCAGCTGGGAATCCCTTCGGCGCGCGGGGCCGCCTTGAGGCGGCTGTAAAAGGGCGCAGAGCTCGGCAGCCGCTTCCACCGCCCAACCAACCAAGCACAGCCGGGAGGGGACCGGGGGACGCGCCGCCCGCGTGGCGAGGCTGTAACTGAATGTGCCACAGAAAGCGCTTGCACGGGAAAGAAATGCGTGAGGGAAACCGACCCCTTCAAGGCTGGGTGCCGCGCTGCGCCCGGGACCTGCGGCTTCAGTAGCCCGTCGTCCCGAGACCTCGGCTCGGGAACAAACACACCCTCCCCCAGCGCCTGCCTGCGAGCTGGTGCTGAGCACATCCCTGACAAGCAGCCCCACGGCTCCGGGGCGCGGGGGGGCGGTTATCCCGAGGCGTCCCTAGGGAGCGGAGCGCCCTTGGCAATGCAAGGGCGCCCCGCAGGAACAGGCAACGCTGCAACCGGGCAGCGTTTTGTCCCAGCGCAAACGTGGCTTGGCTGGGCTGCGACGAGGGCGCCCTTCCCGGCTGCCTGGGCCGGAAAAGCCACGTCGTGTCTTTCCCCCTGCAGTCAGTGGGGACGCGCCCCAGGTCCGGGCCAGGCGTTAGCCCAGCGCGATGAAGGCTTCCCCAGCCGCCGGTGATGCATGTGGCGCGGGCAGGGCCCCGCTCTCTGAACCGTGACGGGCTCGTGCGGGATGCTCTAGACGAGGACTTGGCAGGGACCGGATGCGCCCGGCACCAGCTCGGAGTTCCAGCACTTTTGGGGACCCCCGTTTCCGTTACCGCGTCTcccgggggcaggggtgggaggggacgggCTGCCGGCTGCCCGCGAGCCTCTCCCGCGGCTCTGCGCCGGGTTCAGGGAGGCGTTTTCCTTTAAGAGTGAAGAAACTTGAAACCTTGTTTGCGCAACAATCCGTGCAGCACAGAGCCGCCAAAGTGTCTAGACTGGCACATGATGGGAGGCAGCCAATGACTCCGGCTCTCTCCTAGGGGGCCCTGTGTGTGTTTTAGCAGAACAaaaaagagagcgagagcgagcgagcgagagacggagaaggggaaggacagaggagcccCCGCGCTGCTCCGGCTGATCCCAGCGCACCCCCGCCAACTGGTCACTTTGTagggtgggggcggccccaggacATCCCCAGGCGTCCCCGCGCGCCGGACAGTGGATTGGCTTCgcttccccccgccacctccaGTTCCCTTAAGTGAGGATTTCCAGCCGCTCTCTCCGGGATCTGTACAATTTCCATGCACGCGCTGGTGGTTTGGAAAGGGAACAGCTCCGAGGCGCTGCGAGTCTAGGACACGGCTGCGGGTCACCGAGCCCCGGACAGGCGCGTGGAACGGgccaccttccccccctcccccgcatcttCCGATGGCCAAGAAACGCCGttgatggggctggggctgcgtttgagaggcggcggcggcggcgttAGCCCCGGGCTGTGAATGGCTCGCGAATGCGGGGCATCTCCATAGCGTCCCCCCGGCTCACCCGCGGCACGCAGAAGCGAGTGCTGGCGACCGCCCGgcgcaccccccaccccgggtgTGCGGCTCTAGCCCCCCGCGCGCCTTCTATGCCATtgcgcccctccctccccgcagtCTCCCCCATGTTGCAGCCCTGTGGCCGTCTCTCGGCGATTAGCTGTGCGAGGCGCTTGCCCGGCGCTGCGAGGGGCCGCCGCTCCAGGCGTGCTGGCGAGCGCGGGGCGCGCGTCGGGGCCGGCCGGGACCTCCAAGCCCACTGATCCACCCCCCGAGATTACGAGCCCCGAGCCGTCGTATGTTCAGGTCCAAACGCTCAGGGCTGGTGCGGCGGCTTTGGAGGAGCCGTGTCATCCCGGACAGGGACGGGGGAGATGCGAGCGCCAGGAGCAGCCATGAGCTCGGGGGTGGCCCCAGCGCAAGCCCGGAGAAAGATCCCTCCTCGGAAATCCTGCCGGTAACCCGCAGCCTGGCCGGGGAGCCCGCGGAGGAGCGCGCCCGGGAGCCgggccagcagggcagcgggagCCCCATGTCGGAGCGGGCTGGGCACCGGGGCTGCCCCACCGCGCTGCGGGCggcggcggaggaggaggaggaggacggggcaGGCGCAGAGGAGGGCCCGCGGTGGGCGCAGGAGAGTGAGTGCCAGACGGTGACCTGCTGCCTCTTCAAGGAGcgggagctgggcagccccaggcccgCGGGCGCCTCCTCCCGCGACCGGCCGCTGCGCCCCGGCGACGTCCCGCAGGAGCCCCGCAGCCGGGAGGCCCGGTCCCGGCTCCTGGTGCTGGAGCAGGAGCTCAAGTCCGCCACCTACTCGCTGCTGAAGCGGCTGAAGGAGCGCTCgctggccagcctgctggaggCGGTGGAGTCCCGCGGGGGCATGCCCAGCGGCTGCGTCCTGGTCTCCCGCACCGAGGTGCGCCTGGGGGGCCAGGCGGCGCCCCCGCAGCTGCTCCTGGGCAAGCTCTTCCGCTGGCCGGACCTGCAGCACCCGGCCGAGCTGAAAGCGCTGTGCGAGTGCCAGAGCTTCGGGCTCGCCGACAGCCCCACGGTCTGCTGCAACCCCTACCACTTCAGCCGGCTCTGTGGGCCAGGTAAGGGGCCGGGGGAGGAAGGACACCCCGCCGCGGCACTGCGCCCCCGGCCCACCCCACACTGGCCCCGCCGGCGCGACAGGGGGCGCCCCCAGCGCTTCTAGCAGCGGTGGCGTCTCCtaggttgggggggggcagaggatggAAATTAGCCCCAGTCTGTGCCAGGCGCTGGGGAGCCGCTCCCCTTCTGAAATCCCGGCGGGTTCCCCAGCTCCGCCGGGGGCCTGCGGCGTTGTCCCAGCCAGGTGCACCTGGCGGCCttgctggctctgcagggctgcgTCGCCCGtttcccctcttccccagggctggtTTTTGGTTTAACCCTCAGCAGACTGGAGAAGACAACTCCGAAATGCCCAGCTCGGGAGCGTGAAGGATCTGACCGTAGCCAGGCGGGAGAGTTAAGAGGGAAGGTGTAAAGATGCCCAAAGGCTCTCCCAAGCCCAAAGCCCTGCAGCCCAGAAAAGTGGCATCACCCCCCCCCCTTTTGGATCACGCTGCAGTAGCAGATGGGATGAGCTGCTGGTGCGCTGTATGAGGACTCCCCGCGGTTTTTTCATAAGGATGGCCGTGCCTGGTGGTTTAGGTTTTAAAGCACAACTGAAGTGGGGCCAGTGGGAGGGAATATTTTAGTTCTGGCAAAAGCAGGAGTGCTGTTTTGTGCTGTGATGAAGAGAATTTGGACTCCGGTAGGCCGATGCTGTTTGCTTGTTCAGTAAAACTGACCCGTCCCCATGGGAGCCCATCACAGGAGCTTTAGAAGCCTGCAGGGAAACGTGCGGCAGTGTTAACAGCCCAGCGGTGGGCGCGGATCTTCTAGTTTCTTGCAGTGAAATGCCTGGGGCATTTCTGTGTCACCGTTTATTCCTAGCCTGGCTGGTCTGGATCTCAGGAAGGTTCAGAGCATTTCCCCTTATGCACAGTATGTTGTCCCTAGGCCTTAACTTCCTCCTGGTTTTCGCGGTTCAGGTGCATTCTAGGACGTGCACCATTGTTTCCAAATGGAGTCAAATGAAAACACGCTTCGTGCGCAGCCATTTGATGTCGTGAATCGTATTTGTCCACCCATGCAAGGAGCTTGAGAGCGCCTGAGTGCGCTGGAACTGCATGTGCGACGTTTTCAGACAAGCCAGCACACTCCTCAGCAGCCTCTGTCTCCCGGCCAGTTTGGTGGGGCACGTTCCCTTTGTGCAcaggccagcaggaggcgctagAGTCCGGGATGCAGAAGGCTGTTCTGAGTCCTGCTGCTAAAACTCTCAGCTCCCCAAGCTCCGTCACCTGGAGTAGGTGcccgccccagctcccctgcGTAAGGGCAGACAGgcgggctccagcctggggcctgTGGAGCTTGCTGGAGGAGCCTCTGCAGCTTGTGCTGAATGCCAGCTGGCTCTGGGCTAAGGCCATAGAGGAGTCTCATTCTTTCTCTGAGTAGTCTTGgtgctgctccatgggacagtgagccacacccaGTAGGCAAGTGGGTTACGTCTGCACCAGCCACATGACGCAACACAGGTGAGCTCTAGTGGCCTGGGGCAAACACGTCACCGGCTGGTGTCTTGGCGTTAGCCATTTCACCTGCTCTCCTGGTGTAGCTGCTCTGCTGAGAGCTTCTCTTCTGTCAGGGGACACAGCCCTGTAATGCGGCCTTTACTGTTCCTGGAGCCTGGGTGTGCAGGCAGGGAAGGGCGGTAGCAGCCAGTGCAGGTAATAGACCCTACAGTTGCGGTGCCCAGCCAggtctgaagcagtagccactatgtTCCCGGAAGTAgaatattattctgaaaatgtatttattgttcaagccaactaggcACACTCAGCTGGCCCGAATAGCCCCATGCGGCTAGGGGGTGTTGGACGCCAGGGCCTAGATGGCCTATTGTGAGCTTGGACATTCCACCCACTCAGTTAGCTGCTCACTTCTAGGCACggcacaggcagctggcaggagtgacctaactcccagccctggggtgtgggCGTGCGAGGGGGAGGATTTGTGGACCGAGGTTGATCCCGAAGGCTCCCAAAGCTGGAGAAAGCCTCCTACCCTGTTCCCGTCACCCCTTCTGGCGCTTAGGCAGAAGGCGCGAGGCTCCAGCTGCATTGTGCACATAGCTGGCACTCACTGATGCGTGGCGTGATAAGACTCTGTGTAATTTCTGTCAGCGAGGGGAGGCGACCTGGGCTCCCCCTTGGCCCCCTTCTCCAAAGGAGGATCTATCTAAAAGATGAGCCCTTCCTCTCCTGTgccttgccccccgcccccattttgAGAAAGCAGGACAACTCCCAGGGAGCTGCATGTGTCTGTACTCAAAAGTTGCCTGCCTTTAACCCGACAGATCATAGCCGTGTTTCATGTCTGGGGATGGAAATTTGAAGCAATACTCTCTCACCAGTACAACTGCTGTTTAAAGCCCTTTGTACCCAGAGTAGCCAGGAACTCCGAGCCCTGGCTCCTCGCTCCACCCTTTCTTAAATTGCTGTCATTATTTGTCACGAAATTATCACGCTGAAGGAGACACAACTTTGCAGGGACTTAGAAGGCAGGCTAGGAAAATCATAGGTTTACTGAAGCAAAGAGGGGAATTTAACAGACAAAAACTTTTCTTTGGCCCGGCATTGCCCGCTTTGAATTGAGATcagtttcaagttgtgcttaaaaAGCCCTTTTTTTTCCGGAGGAGGTCCCCCTCTGCTATTTAGGTGAAGAAGTGGTGATAATATGCAGTTTGCATATTGCTGGCGCCAGTCTGACTAGCTGTTTATCTGACAGACTGGGGATCTAGGCAATTACTGCTGCTTTCTTAAAGCTGCAGTGCCCCTTTTTAACTTCTTCCAGCCCGTTCAGGCTGGgcgggggatgggagggagcacaTGCCCCTTGTGACAGCTGTTTTAGTGCAGAGAAAACCTGGAAGAGTGAACCAGCTAGAGACAACCCTGAATAACGGAGGTTAGTTAGTTATTCATTTTCTGTGTAAAAGCACAATGTGCAAATAATAAGACTAAAAGAGATTCCGAGGTGGAAGGTGCTGACGGAAGAAAATTTTCTAATTTTCATGCTGTCTGAAGTTTCTTGAGGTTCATTAGCTTATGCATAAa
Coding sequences:
- the SMAD6 gene encoding mothers against decapentaplegic homolog 6 isoform X1, which produces MFRSKRSGLVRRLWRSRVIPDRDGGDASARSSHELGGGPSASPEKDPSSEILPVTRSLAGEPAEERAREPGQQGSGSPMSERAGHRGCPTALRAAAEEEEEDGAGAEEGPRWAQESECQTVTCCLFKERELGSPRPAGASSRDRPLRPGDVPQEPRSREARSRLLVLEQELKSATYSLLKRLKERSLASLLEAVESRGGMPSGCVLVSRTEVRLGGQAAPPQLLLGKLFRWPDLQHPAELKALCECQSFGLADSPTVCCNPYHFSRLCGPESPPPPYSRLSPHDEQKPLDLSDSTLSYTETEATSSPNITPGEFSDASMSPDAIKQSHWCNVAYWEHRTRVGRLYTVYEQSVSIFYDLPQGNGFCLGQLNLENRSETVRRTRSKIGYGILLSKEPDGVWAYNRSEHPIFVNSPTLDIPNCRTLIVRKVMPGYSIKVFDYEKSCLLQHVTDLDYADGPYDPNSVRISFAKGWGPCYSRQFITSCPCWLEILLSNNR
- the SMAD6 gene encoding mothers against decapentaplegic homolog 6 isoform X2; translation: MFRSKRSGLVRRLWRSRVIPDRDGGDASARSSHELGGGPSASPEKDPSSEILPVTRSLAGEPAEERAREPGQQGSGSPMSERAGHRGCPTALRAAAEEEEEDGAGAEEGPRWAQESECQTVTCCLFKERELGSPRPAGASSRDRPLRPGDVPQEPRSREARSRLLVLEQELKSATYSLLKRLKERSLASLLEAVESRGGMPSGCVLVSRTEVRLGGQAAPPQLLLGKLFRWPDLQHPAELKALCECQSFGLADSPTVCCNPYHFSRLCGPDASMSPDAIKQSHWCNVAYWEHRTRVGRLYTVYEQSVSIFYDLPQGNGFCLGQLNLENRSETVRRTRSKIGYGILLSKEPDGVWAYNRSEHPIFVNSPTLDIPNCRTLIVRKVMPGYSIKVFDYEKSCLLQHVTDLDYADGPYDPNSVRISFAKGWGPCYSRQFITSCPCWLEILLSNNR